Part of the Vigna radiata var. radiata cultivar VC1973A unplaced genomic scaffold, Vradiata_ver6 scaffold_43, whole genome shotgun sequence genome is shown below.
cttACTTCTCTACTGCACAGGTGTGTGGACTTCATCCAACTTGATGGAATCACAACCATGGATGATTGCCTCCCTCCTGGGGTGTCCAAACAACACCTCCCACACTATAAACACAGTTTCATAACAGTTTCAATTCTAAACCATTGGATTTCTGCAAAACCCTTATAAAGAGTCACCATGGTCCTCTGCGTTTGGATTTAAGGCTCCTGCTATTGAGATTTGTGTTCAAATCCTTGAATtgactcgcgtaatcgtttaccaaccTCTGTAAACTATTACCACTTAATGTGTGGACTGCATCCAActttaaaaactttgtttttatttaaacgAATTGTTAATATCGCGCTTTGGTTTACACACACGATGTAAATAAAAGGACATTGCAAATCACCTTATCATCAACATTGTAATCTTATACATATATAAGTGGAGATCaacaaatcatcaacaatgtgatattatatatatgtcatTTGTACAGTGTACAATGTATTTGAAATACATATAAAGATGTAACAAATCTTAACAATCCTGCAAAAACCCATATTTATGTAGCGCTTCCATTCTTGCAATGTTGTCGTTGTCCAGGATCCAGTCCtttacgtagttctttctaaTTTCACGCAACTCCTCCTGAAACAAAATGTTATTTACTTTAGATATAAACAACACCATCATCTTAAATTGCTAACAATCAAATTTATGCTTACATTCGTATATTGCGGCATGCTCATGCTGTTATATTTGTCCTCTCCATCCCAAATTTCCACTGCTTTTAAAATTATCACTCCACAATCGAATCTGaaatcaaagaaataaatatataaattatgacAACATACATTAATGAAAGCACCAAATTATTTACATACAATgattaaaacaacttacaaGTTTGGTTGGGATGGTATGTTTGATACTTGAACAAACAAATGAGCAATACTCCCTTCGGGTCTATTGTATAACATACAAAAACATTTCGCCATATTTTGATCCTAACAAAGAAGTACATTAACCAGTTCACAAAATGATCATTAAATGACATGAACAATTACTGAAAAATGTAAACTGTGATATCATACCACAAATGTGTCAATCCTCTTACGATCTTTCACAGCCTTGTTTAATGAGTCAATGATAGATATTCGTAATGTTTTGAGGTTCACTGCATAGCACCACCAGTGTTCATCATGGCAAAATGacataaacaactacaaacaaagaaaatcaaatgtcAATACATGAACATACTACATTTGCCaaacataataataacacaTTAAACTAACTCGCAAAGTCAGTTGTGGGAATGTTTGCAAGACCAAAATGATCAGACCTTATAGGTCGCGTAATTACGAAGGGTATACACATGTtgatttttttccattttcctaTAATCATTGATAATATGGCCCTGTCAACAATTCCAAATGCTTAATGCCTTTTACATTATTTCTaccaacaaaaatatcatatgaaataaattatgatttacCGCATATAAAGAACTAAAATGAACCCTCTTCACAACACCGGTCAACCTGTTTCGAAAGTGCATAAACATTGTATAAGCAAATAACACCACCTACACAATTCAAATTCtccaaataaataacataaataacaacaataaaaactaacaCAAGTCACATCATACTAACCATGTTATCAACATATGTACATGGCGCTAAAGTCTGCATAGATTTTGTGTTCAACGACTGCCCAAGGATTTCACAGACAAccttgaaaaaatacaaatattattaaatcacACACGAATACCTTTCACATATcacaaatgaaattcaaaacatttacCTATGTGGTATGTCTCTAACGCTGACTGCAGTGAACAATTTCTCAACATCGACATCGGTGGTTGAATCACCCACAAACTTGCGCAACGGTACATGCTCTTCATGATCGTCATTGTCACCATCATCAACATGAATATAATCAAGAAGATGGTCGGATGGTGCAGCTTCGTTAGATGGTGCAGCTTTGTGATGTTTAGTTGGTGGTTCTTAATCCCCTAAAGGGTCTTCATCAACTCCACCAACACATCCTTCATGACCTACAACAACACCTTCTTCATGATTAGAAAGATCAGCTTCTTCGTTATAGAATGGAAAAATTCACGAAGGTCCATTAACTCCTTCGTAAGGATTCCAATTCTGGCATTCAATGACATTATTTCAGAATTGGCTTTCCTAACCATCTCCTCTGCACTTGCTTCCCAAGTGCCGTCATCGGATGTATCTTCATCTGTTTCCGGAAGGGTGGATGGTTCACCCTTCGTTTCTTCATAATTCGTTTCTTCACCAATTCCTCCGTCATCCATGTCAAAAGCAGCACGCACTTCCGGCATTTCAAGATCGATCGTACTTAAGCATCACTCCATATTTAACTATAGCAAACACAAAAAACTAAATTACTCAAATATATCCatcaatatttacaaaaacaaaattcataaaactTTGAAAGGCTTACTTCTCCAATCTTAAAGATATTTTCAATTGTTTCTTCCGTTCCCGCATAAGGGAGCCATCACCATATGCGCGGGAACAACCTTTGAGAACGATGACCGTGCAAGGATAGTCTTTCCACGACCTAAGccttaaaatatcaaaacaaacaTTTAGCCAATATTTACAACGCTTTCAAACTAAATTGTTCAGTAAATAATGTTACTTGTAGCACAACTACATTGCCACTAAGACCCAGTGACTTGGAGATTTAGCCAgacattattttcttcttacacttgtttaaattttgtacaATGTTATTATATACACAAGATGCCcaatcatacaaacacaaactatcTAAATCATCTAAAACTGAGCAAGGCATGTTACAAACATGTTTAGACTTcctaggaaaataaaatgttactaAACAAACTAAAATGTATAACCTACACACCACATCCACCTCTATGTCCTCATCCCttacaatcaaatgaaacatCTGAATCAGGTCCTTCTTTGTCGTGGTTCTGGGATTAAACATGTCACCAACCAATCCAACTAAACATTCATCAAAAGTAACGTCTAGACCACCTATGTCTAAATCTGTGGCCATGAAAACATCGACAACAGTAAAAGGAACCAATCGCTGACACACCCTAAAACTAACATCATTACCAACCCACCATTTAACCATCGccttcaataattttatattcacttCAATAGGGTTTAAAATGTTCATGTATCAATTAAAAGGGGTCATATTAAGACGCTCTATATGAGAGTCTCGTAGTTTGGCATTCATTTCAAGAATGGTCGCCGAATCCATGGAAATACGAAACCGCCACTACATTCACACGTTATACATCATCCATacgaataaaacaataaattttatcttacacTTGGTTTTCTTGATGCCATTGGACCTGCAGTGATAACAATGCCCACAAAAATAGTTAGGTTTCACCAAAGAAAAAACCCTCTCTATTTGAGATTAGGTTAGAGTAAGTTTGCAGTTCCACTTACCCCAAACAACGACGAAAGCAACAAGGGTACAGGGAGGGCTTCAATAGTGCACACCAAGGATGCCCAAGACACCCACAATGACAGAGCACTCACACAAAGCGACCGAGAGCAACGACGGAGAAAGAGCAACAAGAGCGACGACGGAGAAAGACCAACGAGAGCCATGAGAGAGAAAGACCAACGAGAGGAACACGGAGAAAAAGCAACAAGACCAACAGGAGACAAAGAGAAAGGAGAGGAACGACAACACGAGAGAATGAAGCAATGAAAGAGGGTacgaaataaaaattcattctcTTTGCTTTCCAATTATGCCCCTCACTTCATTTAAAAAcctgatttctttttttaataactcgGCCAATCGACATATCGTTTCCGAAccatttattacaaaattaactatctattaaaaatatgattctactaagtatatatttaataaaaaaaaaaaaactgttgtCAGTTCACCTCCTCACTTTAAGAGTAGCCAAATCCTTCatctacaaaacaaaaaaacaaaattactggCATCATTTTATTCTCTTCTATTCAAATATAACCATGTATGCAATCGAATACAAAGTTCTGCGGcatatagaaatttaatttcCGGTAACCAAGTAAGacttagaaatagaaataataaacaGAACAAGGGCCAAAATTTATGCATCAACATGTTGATATCATTTTCTAACtaaattaacaattttgtttccaTCTTCCTACTTATTGCGCAAA
Proteins encoded:
- the LOC111240993 gene encoding uncharacterized protein LOC111240993 isoform X2, encoding MLITWLTGVVKRVHFSSLYAGHIINDYRKMEKNQHVYTLRNYATYKLFMSFCHDEHWWCYAVNLKTLRISIIDSLNKAVKDRKRIDTFVDQNMAKCFCMLYNRPEGSIAHLFVQVSNIPSQPNLFDCGVIILKAVEIWDGEDKYNSMSMPQYTNEELREIRKNYVKDWILDNDNIARMEALHKYGFLQDC
- the LOC111240993 gene encoding uncharacterized protein LOC111240993 isoform X1, with the translated sequence MFMHFRNRLTGVVKRVHFSSLYAGHIINDYRKMEKNQHVYTLRNYATYKLFMSFCHDEHWWCYAVNLKTLRISIIDSLNKAVKDRKRIDTFVDQNMAKCFCMLYNRPEGSIAHLFVQVSNIPSQPNLFDCGVIILKAVEIWDGEDKYNSMSMPQYTNEELREIRKNYVKDWILDNDNIARMEALHKYGFLQDC
- the LOC111240994 gene encoding uncharacterized protein LOC111240994, yielding MALVGLSPSSLLLLFLRRCSRSLCVSALSLWVSWASLVCTIEALPVPLLLSSLFGVQWHQENQVLRSWKDYPCTVIVLKGCSRAYGDGSLMRERKKQLKISLRLEN